The following coding sequences are from one Thermocrinis jamiesonii window:
- a CDS encoding tRNA (guanine(10)-N(2))-dimethyltransferase, with product MIREGKAIVNVQVPEVVSSDMPVFYNPAMVINRDMSLLIVNAMEGENLVVCDPMGASGIRALRFLLEVPTVSKVIYNDISQRAVENFKENLRLNQIDPSKVDIYSEDASLLLRRLRNCDYVDIDPYGSSIPFLDSAVFPVKRGGILSVTATDTSVLSGTYPNTCIRRYASKPLLDCEFYHEVGIRILIKKIVEEGAKHDYAFRPIFSYSYKHHFKVFLMKDIGAKRTDQIVKNIGYLLYCDKCLYRESVSIESIRSSCPFCGNRLLIAGPLWVGELWDEDFLQRVWALRGSVELSQETIKVLKTIKEESKIKSVGFYTLSALAKAFKIPNLPPKNKILRLFEGKQTHFKPEGFRTSISHEELLRRIQNILTR from the coding sequence ATGATAAGAGAAGGGAAAGCCATAGTGAATGTTCAAGTGCCTGAAGTAGTCTCTTCAGACATGCCGGTTTTTTACAACCCGGCTATGGTCATAAACAGGGACATGAGCCTTCTGATAGTAAATGCGATGGAGGGGGAAAATCTGGTAGTATGCGATCCTATGGGTGCCAGTGGGATAAGGGCCTTGAGGTTTCTCTTAGAAGTACCCACAGTTTCTAAGGTTATATACAACGACATAAGTCAAAGGGCTGTGGAAAACTTTAAGGAGAACTTAAGGTTAAACCAAATAGACCCAAGCAAGGTGGATATATACTCAGAAGATGCTTCACTACTTCTGAGACGCCTCAGAAACTGTGATTATGTGGATATTGACCCATACGGTTCTTCAATTCCTTTTTTAGATTCTGCGGTATTCCCAGTAAAAAGGGGAGGCATACTTTCCGTTACCGCTACAGATACTTCCGTGCTTTCTGGGACATATCCTAACACTTGCATAAGAAGGTATGCCAGCAAACCCCTTTTGGACTGTGAATTCTACCATGAAGTGGGCATAAGAATCCTTATAAAAAAGATCGTAGAAGAAGGGGCAAAGCACGATTACGCCTTCAGACCCATCTTTTCCTACTCCTACAAGCATCACTTTAAGGTATTCTTAATGAAGGATATCGGAGCAAAAAGGACAGATCAGATAGTTAAAAACATTGGCTATCTCCTTTACTGCGATAAGTGCCTTTATAGGGAAAGTGTATCCATTGAGAGCATAAGGAGTTCCTGTCCTTTTTGCGGTAATAGACTTTTGATAGCTGGTCCTTTGTGGGTAGGTGAGCTTTGGGATGAGGACTTTTTACAAAGGGTTTGGGCTCTTAGGGGTAGTGTGGAACTTTCTCAAGAAACGATCAAAGTGTTAAAAACCATAAAGGAAGAGTCTAAAATAAAGTCCGTAGGATTTTACACTCTTTCTGCCTTGGCAAAGGCTTTTAAAATACCAAACCTTCCACCAAAGAACAAGATCCTAAGACTTTTTGAAGGAAAGCAAACCCACTTTAAACCCGAAGGCTTTAGGACTTCCATCAGCCACGAAGAACTTCTAAGGAGAATTCAAAATATCCTAACTCGGTAG
- the hisD gene encoding histidinol dehydrogenase, with product MHIEDLRNIAWKFNSRLKFVMSRGEIITEEYEPVVKEIIKKVKEEGNKALLEFTKKFDGEELKEEDLEVPYEELEKAYEEIEPEVRQALEIAHERIKRFHEKQLENSFITEEEGILIGMRVIPLERVGLYVPGGKAVYPSTVLMNAVPAVVAGVKEIIMVSPKPNKYTLAAGFIAGVSRVFRVGGAQAIAALAYGTESLPKVDKIVGPGNIYVTIAKKLLFGVVDIDMIAGPSEVLVISDGTVDPKWIAWDLLSQAEHDELAGAFLITTDEKHAVQVVEKLKQIMEDFPRKDIAQKSIGRFGTVFLVEDLDQACEVANYIAPEHLELMVKDPFSLLPKIKHAGAVFLGAYSTEPLGDYLLGPNHTLPTGRTARFFSPLGVYDFVKRSSFMYVSKEGFEKLADHAQHIAKAEGLIAHYEAVRIRKELP from the coding sequence ATGCACATAGAGGACCTTAGGAATATCGCTTGGAAGTTTAACAGCAGGCTTAAGTTTGTAATGTCCCGAGGAGAAATCATTACCGAAGAATACGAGCCTGTTGTAAAAGAGATAATAAAGAAGGTTAAAGAGGAAGGCAACAAAGCACTTTTGGAATTCACCAAAAAGTTTGACGGGGAAGAGCTAAAAGAAGAAGACTTGGAAGTGCCATACGAAGAGCTTGAAAAAGCTTACGAGGAGATTGAGCCTGAAGTTAGGCAAGCTTTGGAGATTGCCCACGAAAGAATAAAGAGATTTCACGAAAAGCAGTTGGAAAACTCCTTTATAACAGAGGAAGAAGGCATACTTATTGGGATGAGAGTTATTCCTTTGGAGAGGGTGGGTTTGTATGTGCCGGGGGGAAAGGCGGTCTATCCATCTACCGTTCTTATGAATGCTGTGCCTGCGGTGGTAGCTGGAGTGAAGGAGATCATTATGGTATCTCCCAAGCCTAACAAATACACCTTAGCTGCAGGGTTTATAGCTGGCGTAAGCAGAGTTTTTAGAGTGGGAGGGGCGCAAGCCATAGCAGCCCTTGCTTATGGGACAGAAAGTTTGCCAAAGGTTGATAAGATTGTGGGTCCGGGCAACATATACGTTACCATTGCCAAAAAACTGCTTTTTGGTGTGGTGGATATAGACATGATCGCTGGACCTTCTGAGGTGCTCGTGATCTCCGATGGAACGGTAGATCCTAAGTGGATAGCTTGGGATTTGCTGTCTCAGGCAGAACACGACGAGCTGGCTGGAGCATTTTTGATTACTACAGATGAAAAGCATGCAGTCCAAGTTGTGGAAAAGCTAAAACAGATCATGGAGGACTTTCCAAGAAAGGACATAGCTCAAAAGTCCATAGGAAGGTTTGGGACGGTGTTTTTGGTGGAGGACCTTGATCAAGCCTGCGAAGTAGCCAACTATATAGCACCCGAGCATTTGGAGCTTATGGTAAAAGATCCCTTCTCTCTTTTACCTAAAATAAAACATGCGGGAGCTGTGTTTTTGGGTGCCTACAGCACCGAACCTTTGGGAGACTACCTTTTGGGACCAAACCACACACTTCCGACAGGGCGCACCGCAAGATTTTTTTCTCCCCTTGGTGTCTATGACTTTGTCAAAAGAAGCTCTTTTATGTATGTTTCTAAGGAAGGGTTTGAGAAACTAGCAGATCATGCCCAGCATATAGCCAAGGCAGAGGGCTTAATCGCACACTACGAAGCGGTGCGCATCAGAAAAGAATTACCATGA
- a CDS encoding archaemetzincin family Zn-dependent metalloprotease, producing MFIYMIAIGNVQKRLLLAGAKNIKEIFGFEVRISDVPVYYRDAYDPKRGQFIANKILDRMRAVELPSMLKLIGITDVDIYEDNLNFVFGIGELGGRCALVSTHRLFHKDERIFFERVFKEINHELGHTFGLLHCKTPGCVMNFSNSVFEVDRKGRDFCSKCKSKL from the coding sequence ATGTTTATCTATATGATAGCCATAGGGAATGTTCAAAAAAGACTTTTGCTTGCTGGTGCAAAGAATATAAAGGAAATTTTTGGTTTTGAGGTAAGAATATCTGATGTGCCTGTGTATTACCGTGATGCTTACGATCCAAAAAGGGGGCAATTCATAGCTAACAAAATTTTGGACCGTATGAGGGCTGTTGAACTACCAAGCATGCTAAAGCTGATAGGCATAACTGACGTTGATATCTACGAAGATAACTTAAACTTTGTCTTTGGCATTGGCGAGTTAGGTGGAAGGTGTGCCCTTGTTAGCACACACAGGCTTTTTCACAAGGACGAAAGGATTTTCTTTGAAAGGGTGTTTAAGGAGATAAACCACGAGCTTGGACATACCTTTGGCCTTTTGCATTGTAAAACTCCTGGGTGTGTGATGAACTTCTCCAATTCGGTTTTTGAAGTGGATAGGAAGGGTAGAGATTTTTGTTCAAAGTGCAAAAGTAAGCTCTAA
- a CDS encoding methionine adenosyltransferase encodes MKNIVITPMTFEPVYAQPAEIVERKGIGHPDTICDYLAENLSKELCKWYLENFGAVMHHNVDKALLVGGVANVRFGGGEIVEPIEIHLVGRAVLEKDGKKLDNVEEFVINTAKEWIGKHLRNIDIEKHIRIYPKIRPGSKDLVELFERFQKKGDIPLANDTSFGVGFAPLDTLERAVYETETFLNSEQMKSVHPEIGEDIKVMGVRIGERIRLTVALAFVSKYIKDIDEYFQRKEEIMRKVKAHVQDVIGKEVELFINTADSRENESVYITVTGTSAEHGDDGQVGRGNRVNGLITPYRPMSLEAAAGKNPISHIGKIYNTVANKISKRVVEEIEEVEEAYCYIVSQIGKPINEPQVLDVKVRTKKDLKSIEELAKRIAQEELELMPEVWKGFVEGKYPVA; translated from the coding sequence TTGAAAAATATAGTAATCACACCTATGACCTTTGAGCCTGTCTATGCTCAACCGGCGGAAATAGTGGAAAGGAAGGGGATAGGGCATCCGGATACTATATGCGACTACTTGGCGGAAAACCTATCTAAGGAACTGTGCAAATGGTATTTAGAAAACTTTGGCGCAGTTATGCATCACAACGTAGATAAGGCTTTGTTAGTTGGAGGGGTAGCAAACGTGCGCTTTGGTGGAGGGGAAATTGTAGAGCCTATTGAAATACACTTAGTGGGTAGAGCGGTTTTGGAAAAAGACGGAAAAAAGCTTGATAATGTGGAGGAGTTTGTAATAAACACCGCAAAGGAGTGGATAGGAAAGCATCTGAGGAATATTGACATAGAAAAACACATAAGAATCTATCCAAAAATAAGGCCGGGTAGTAAGGATTTGGTTGAACTTTTTGAAAGGTTTCAGAAAAAGGGAGATATTCCCTTAGCAAACGATACATCCTTTGGTGTGGGCTTTGCACCTTTGGATACCTTAGAAAGGGCAGTTTATGAAACTGAAACCTTTTTAAACTCCGAACAGATGAAAAGCGTTCATCCAGAAATAGGAGAGGATATAAAGGTTATGGGGGTCAGAATAGGAGAAAGGATAAGGCTTACGGTTGCGCTTGCTTTTGTAAGCAAATACATAAAGGACATTGACGAATACTTTCAAAGGAAGGAAGAGATAATGCGCAAGGTGAAAGCCCATGTTCAGGATGTCATAGGTAAGGAGGTGGAGCTTTTCATAAACACTGCAGACAGCAGGGAAAACGAGAGTGTCTATATAACAGTAACGGGGACTTCTGCGGAGCACGGAGACGATGGACAGGTAGGTAGAGGAAACAGGGTCAATGGACTGATTACTCCATACAGGCCTATGAGCTTGGAGGCAGCAGCGGGCAAAAATCCTATATCCCACATAGGCAAAATTTACAACACAGTGGCAAACAAAATAAGCAAAAGGGTTGTTGAGGAAATTGAAGAGGTAGAAGAAGCTTACTGTTATATAGTTTCCCAAATTGGGAAGCCAATAAACGAGCCTCAGGTTTTGGATGTAAAGGTAAGGACAAAAAAGGATCTAAAGAGCATAGAGGAGTTGGCAAAGCGTATAGCCCAAGAAGAGCTAGAGCTTATGCCAGAAGTTTGGAAAGGATTTGTAGAAGGTAAGTATCCCGTCGCTTAG
- the lgt gene encoding prolipoprotein diacylglyceryl transferase: MFPVLFEVFGIKIYTYGVLVAMGVFLAYFLLLRLGKKEGLNVNHIENTLLLALIFGIVISRITYIMEHPEQIKSIADVFAIWQGGLTFFGGLIGGIVGVLIGTYKYKLPIWKIADLSVIAVAIAHSIGRLGCTSAGCCYGKPFLAENINPGIHFSDKFPFFYVVFPEGAVAPPYMPLYPTQLMEFLGLLVIFFILLLFSKRKPFDGFLFALYMLLYGALRFFLEFYRGVTPPIQPIGLTWNQIVSIFMALSSLILMVVLKYERKAKKA; the protein is encoded by the coding sequence ATGTTTCCCGTTTTGTTTGAAGTCTTTGGGATAAAGATATACACCTACGGCGTTTTGGTAGCAATGGGAGTATTTTTGGCTTATTTTCTGCTTTTGAGATTAGGGAAAAAGGAAGGGCTGAACGTCAATCATATAGAAAATACTTTGCTTTTGGCTTTGATCTTTGGCATAGTTATCTCAAGAATAACCTACATTATGGAACATCCGGAGCAAATAAAGAGCATAGCCGATGTCTTTGCCATATGGCAGGGAGGTCTTACCTTCTTTGGGGGTTTAATAGGGGGCATTGTGGGTGTTTTAATAGGCACATACAAATACAAACTTCCCATCTGGAAGATAGCAGACCTAAGCGTAATAGCGGTAGCAATAGCTCATAGCATAGGAAGGCTTGGTTGCACCTCTGCGGGCTGTTGTTATGGCAAACCCTTTTTGGCAGAAAACATAAATCCGGGCATACACTTTTCAGATAAGTTTCCCTTTTTCTACGTGGTATTTCCAGAAGGTGCGGTTGCACCACCATATATGCCCCTTTATCCCACACAGCTTATGGAATTCTTAGGACTGCTTGTTATATTTTTCATACTGCTTCTTTTCAGCAAGCGAAAGCCCTTTGACGGCTTTTTGTTTGCACTTTACATGCTACTTTATGGAGCTCTGAGGTTTTTCCTGGAATTCTACAGAGGCGTCACTCCACCCATACAGCCCATAGGACTTACTTGGAATCAGATAGTGTCAATTTTCATGGCGTTGAGCTCCCTAATACTAATGGTAGTGCTCAAGTATGAAAGAAAAGCTAAGAAAGCTTGA
- the acpS gene encoding holo-ACP synthase, whose protein sequence is MDIVSNRRIKNAVDKFGERFLKRIYTPSELEYCKAQADYIACLSARWAGKEAVLKAVYQHTGILLRFSEIEILGDFGKPAKVKLLREGLNNLNLLISLSHEKEYSVAVAIILKVCPLSERTPCLY, encoded by the coding sequence GTGGATATTGTTTCCAACAGGAGGATAAAGAATGCGGTGGATAAGTTTGGAGAGAGGTTTTTAAAGCGTATATACACACCTTCTGAGTTGGAATACTGCAAAGCTCAGGCAGACTACATAGCCTGTTTATCTGCCAGATGGGCTGGGAAGGAGGCAGTCCTGAAGGCAGTTTATCAGCATACTGGCATTCTTCTGAGGTTTTCTGAGATAGAAATACTGGGAGATTTTGGCAAACCCGCAAAGGTTAAACTCTTAAGGGAAGGGCTAAACAACCTTAACCTCTTGATCTCCCTCTCACACGAAAAAGAATACTCGGTAGCAGTTGCAATTATACTAAAGGTTTGCCCTCTTTCTGAACGTACTCCTTGCCTGTATTGA
- a CDS encoding inositol-3-phosphate synthase, translated as MGKKIRIAIAGVGNCASALIQGIHYYEKHRTDNVSGLMFEDVGGYKPWDIEVVAAWDIDARKVGKDISEAIFAPPNCTTIFESDIPKKGVKVRKGKVLDGFAPHMANYPPDRTFVLSDEKEDELEDVVSVLKETEADILINYVPVGSEQAARFYAEACLRAGVSFINGMPTFIVSDPEWAKRFEQEGIPVVGDDIKSQVGATIVHRTLVQLFTDRGVKIDRTYQLNFGGNTDFLNMLERERLKTKKISKTSAVESLLPYDIGDGNIHIGPSDWVPWLKDRKIAYIRIEGRLFGDVPMYLELKLDVEDSPNSGGSMIDAIRCCKLARDRGIGGPLYSISAYTMKHPPIQYPDWQARKMVEEFIRGERER; from the coding sequence ATGGGAAAGAAAATAAGGATTGCTATTGCGGGTGTGGGCAATTGCGCAAGCGCTTTGATTCAGGGAATTCACTACTATGAAAAACATCGGACTGATAATGTAAGTGGTTTGATGTTTGAAGATGTTGGAGGATACAAGCCATGGGATATAGAAGTTGTTGCTGCGTGGGACATTGACGCAAGAAAGGTTGGAAAGGACATATCCGAAGCCATCTTTGCTCCACCTAATTGCACCACCATATTTGAGTCGGATATTCCAAAAAAGGGTGTGAAGGTAAGGAAGGGTAAAGTGCTTGATGGTTTTGCCCCACACATGGCTAACTATCCACCAGACCGCACCTTTGTGCTTTCCGATGAAAAGGAAGACGAGCTTGAGGATGTGGTAAGCGTTCTAAAAGAAACAGAGGCGGATATTCTTATAAACTACGTTCCTGTTGGTTCAGAACAAGCGGCAAGGTTTTACGCAGAAGCTTGCCTTAGGGCGGGCGTTTCTTTCATAAACGGTATGCCCACCTTTATAGTTTCGGACCCGGAGTGGGCAAAGCGTTTTGAACAAGAGGGAATACCAGTGGTAGGAGATGACATAAAGTCTCAGGTGGGAGCAACCATAGTCCATAGAACCTTGGTCCAACTTTTCACAGACAGGGGGGTAAAAATAGACAGAACCTACCAGCTAAACTTCGGTGGAAATACAGACTTTCTCAATATGCTTGAAAGAGAGAGGCTAAAAACTAAGAAGATATCAAAAACTTCTGCAGTAGAATCCCTGCTCCCTTACGACATAGGGGACGGGAACATACACATAGGACCTTCCGATTGGGTGCCTTGGCTAAAAGACAGAAAGATCGCATACATAAGAATTGAGGGAAGGCTTTTTGGAGATGTGCCCATGTATTTGGAGTTAAAGCTTGATGTGGAAGATTCACCAAACAGTGGAGGTTCTATGATAGATGCCATAAGGTGTTGTAAGCTTGCAAGGGATAGAGGCATTGGTGGTCCTCTGTATTCCATAAGCGCTTATACTATGAAACATCCACCCATACAGTATCCTGATTGGCAGGCAAGAAAGATGGTGGAGGAGTTTATAAGAGGTGAAAGGGAAAGATGA
- a CDS encoding nicotinate phosphoribosyltransferase, whose translation MSKEIMESTALVTDLYELTMAQSYLEHGKTGKAVFSLFVRKLPKERNFLVACGLETLIKNLENYKFGDRELKYLKSLGIFKEWFLDYLRELELDIDLYVMEEGTIFFQNEPIVQVEGSLPKAQLIETLVINTIHFETVIASKAVRSYLTAKGKTLVDFGLRRAHSPMAGLLGARACYVGGFNGTSNLQAGMHYGIPVFGTMAHSYIMVFDEEEEAFRAFAKSFPDKVFLLIDTYDTVEGARKALKLMKEGIKVLGVRIDSGEIPQLCREVRRLLDEEGFKDVKILVSGGVDEYDIERWLSEGVPIDAFGVGTKVLTSSDAPYLDIAYKLVEYEGKPKFKESPGKKTFPYKRQVLRYFKDGKFHYDRVIRYEEGGLVKKLTFPLPSLKDIRERVLQQLSQLPDELKELKKVEYRVEVE comes from the coding sequence ATGAGCAAAGAAATTATGGAAAGCACAGCCTTAGTAACTGATCTTTATGAGCTAACTATGGCGCAGAGTTATTTGGAGCATGGGAAAACGGGGAAAGCGGTCTTTAGTCTTTTCGTCAGAAAGCTTCCAAAAGAGAGAAACTTTTTGGTAGCCTGCGGTCTTGAAACGCTAATTAAAAACTTAGAAAATTACAAATTCGGAGACAGAGAGTTAAAGTATCTAAAAAGCTTAGGCATATTCAAGGAGTGGTTTTTGGATTATTTAAGAGAGCTGGAGTTGGACATAGACCTGTATGTGATGGAAGAGGGGACGATCTTTTTTCAAAATGAGCCCATCGTTCAAGTAGAAGGCTCCCTCCCCAAAGCCCAACTTATAGAAACACTGGTTATTAACACCATACACTTTGAAACTGTCATAGCGTCAAAGGCTGTCAGAAGCTATCTTACAGCTAAAGGTAAGACTTTGGTAGATTTTGGTTTAAGAAGGGCCCATTCTCCTATGGCTGGGCTTTTGGGTGCAAGGGCTTGTTATGTGGGAGGCTTTAATGGAACTTCAAACCTTCAGGCTGGTATGCACTATGGAATACCGGTCTTTGGCACTATGGCACACTCTTACATAATGGTCTTTGATGAAGAGGAAGAAGCCTTTAGAGCTTTCGCAAAAAGCTTTCCAGACAAGGTTTTTCTTTTGATAGATACCTACGATACGGTTGAGGGGGCGCGCAAGGCTTTAAAGCTTATGAAGGAAGGGATAAAAGTTTTGGGTGTGAGAATAGATAGCGGAGAGATCCCTCAGCTTTGCAGGGAAGTTAGAAGACTTTTAGACGAGGAAGGTTTTAAGGATGTGAAAATTTTGGTCAGCGGTGGGGTAGATGAGTATGACATAGAGCGGTGGCTTTCGGAAGGTGTGCCGATAGATGCCTTCGGCGTCGGAACAAAAGTTTTGACATCCTCAGATGCTCCATACTTGGACATAGCCTACAAATTGGTGGAGTATGAAGGAAAGCCAAAATTTAAAGAAAGTCCAGGCAAAAAAACCTTTCCCTACAAAAGACAGGTATTAAGATACTTCAAGGATGGTAAATTTCACTACGACAGGGTAATTAGATATGAGGAAGGTGGTTTGGTAAAGAAGCTAACCTTTCCACTGCCTTCGTTAAAGGACATTAGAGAGAGGGTCCTTCAGCAGTTAAGCCAGCTACCGGATGAACTAAAAGAACTGAAAAAGGTAGAATACAGGGTAGAGGTGGAGTAG
- a CDS encoding pyridoxal-phosphate-dependent aminotransferase family protein — protein MKERLFTPGPVEIPERVRRVLGDQIIHHRTEEFRRSFLEVRELFKRLVEDLSENFVFFASSGTGAMEASILNFFEEGDKVIVVNGGKFGERWLNLAKHWGLNPVEYKVEWGKSADPDKVKELLDKNPDCKGVLLQISETSTGAYHPTKEIGYICRERDVLLVADAITALGVYKIVPSEWGIDVLVGGSQKGLLLPPGLSVLWFSQRAERSLKERAFYFSIKKELKKQLEGQTAWTPAISLILAMKESLSMLLEEGMEKVEKRHRALSRATLSAIKVLGLKQFAQNPSISVSAIASEQAENIRRELLKYGIRTAGGQDELKGKIFRISHMGVDPKDGLMLIGMLEVVLKKLGICQRLGEGVKAYSEVFIESGLW, from the coding sequence ATGAAAGAGAGGCTTTTTACACCAGGTCCTGTGGAGATCCCAGAAAGGGTCAGAAGGGTCTTAGGGGATCAGATAATCCACCACAGAACGGAGGAATTCAGAAGGTCCTTTTTAGAAGTTAGAGAGCTCTTCAAAAGGTTGGTAGAAGATCTCTCAGAAAACTTTGTCTTTTTTGCAAGCTCTGGCACCGGTGCTATGGAAGCAAGTATTCTAAACTTCTTTGAGGAAGGAGACAAAGTAATAGTGGTAAATGGTGGAAAGTTTGGGGAGCGGTGGCTAAATCTGGCAAAGCATTGGGGATTAAACCCTGTGGAGTATAAAGTGGAGTGGGGTAAATCTGCTGATCCGGATAAGGTAAAGGAACTTTTGGACAAAAATCCAGACTGTAAAGGAGTGCTTTTGCAAATATCAGAAACATCCACAGGTGCCTATCATCCCACGAAGGAAATAGGTTATATATGCAGGGAAAGGGATGTTTTGTTGGTAGCAGACGCAATAACAGCCCTTGGAGTTTATAAAATTGTGCCCTCTGAATGGGGCATAGACGTTCTCGTAGGAGGTTCCCAAAAGGGACTACTTTTGCCTCCAGGACTTTCTGTGCTTTGGTTTTCGCAGAGGGCAGAAAGGAGTCTAAAGGAAAGGGCTTTTTATTTCAGTATAAAGAAAGAGCTCAAAAAACAGCTGGAAGGTCAAACCGCTTGGACACCAGCCATAAGCTTAATACTGGCTATGAAGGAAAGCTTAAGCATGCTTTTGGAAGAGGGGATGGAAAAGGTTGAAAAAAGACACAGAGCCCTTTCAAGGGCAACTCTCAGCGCTATAAAGGTTTTAGGTTTAAAACAGTTTGCCCAAAACCCATCCATTTCTGTGTCCGCTATAGCTTCCGAGCAAGCAGAAAATATAAGAAGAGAGCTTTTAAAATACGGCATAAGAACTGCTGGTGGTCAAGATGAGTTAAAAGGAAAGATCTTTAGAATCTCCCACATGGGAGTGGATCCAAAGGATGGCTTGATGCTTATAGGTATGCTGGAGGTAGTGCTTAAAAAGCTTGGTATTTGCCAAAGATTGGGAGAGGGTGTAAAAGCATACTCTGAAGTTTTTATAGAAAGTGGGTTATGGTAA
- the pspA gene encoding phosphoserine phosphatase PspA: MVKLFLVRHAESEWNPVGRYQGLLDPELSERGRVQAKLLASAFEKEKIDVIYSSPLKRTYQTAVEIASKHNLEVIKEKRIIEIDHGVWSGMLVDEVKEKYPEDFRRWLEEPHKVKFEGGESLEEVHERVREFLKFVKENHQNQTVVAVSHTVPIRAMLCALLDIDLSKFWAFGCDNASYTLVHMQEERNVIVKLNITCHLGEWYVEAHSAL; this comes from the coding sequence ATGGTAAAGCTATTTTTGGTCAGGCATGCAGAAAGCGAGTGGAACCCCGTAGGTAGATACCAGGGGCTTTTGGACCCAGAACTTTCCGAAAGGGGAAGAGTACAAGCTAAGCTTTTGGCAAGCGCCTTTGAAAAGGAAAAGATTGACGTTATTTATTCTTCCCCCTTAAAAAGGACCTATCAAACCGCTGTAGAGATCGCAAGCAAGCACAATCTGGAAGTGATAAAAGAGAAAAGGATAATAGAGATAGACCACGGTGTTTGGTCTGGCATGCTCGTAGATGAAGTAAAAGAAAAGTATCCGGAGGATTTTAGAAGGTGGTTGGAAGAACCGCACAAGGTTAAATTTGAAGGGGGAGAGTCCTTAGAGGAAGTTCATGAAAGGGTAAGGGAGTTTTTGAAGTTTGTAAAGGAAAACCACCAAAATCAAACAGTAGTGGCGGTTTCTCATACAGTTCCCATAAGGGCAATGTTGTGCGCCCTTTTGGATATAGATCTGTCTAAGTTTTGGGCCTTTGGTTGTGACAACGCAAGCTATACTTTGGTGCATATGCAGGAAGAAAGAAATGTTATAGTTAAGCTTAACATAACCTGTCATTTGGGAGAATGGTATGTTGAAGCTCATAGCGCTCTTTAG
- the hemE gene encoding uroporphyrinogen decarboxylase: MLLLKSLEGEKIERFPVWLMRQAGRYMPQYRQLREKEKDFLSFCKNVDLAVKVSLLPLELLGVDAIIIFSDILVPLEPMGILVRFEEGEGPKLEWDQRVDGLKRITSKDTEFVNEIVKGVKAVQKEVPVIGFCGGPWTLFVYTVEGKGNTDFKKAKLFMWQREEEYRKFLSLLSDNLVEYLKGQVKAGADLVQVFDSWLMHIPYENLKDYALLLKDFFQRLKQELKVPVIYFYRGSGEYLEILKGLPVSAFSVDWTVDMLGWMERDARTFQGNLDPSVLYCEEEVLQRKVVELLKKIPRRTKYIFNLGHGLSPDMELSKVKLVVDTVKKHRLA, translated from the coding sequence ATGCTTCTTTTAAAGAGTCTTGAGGGCGAAAAGATAGAGAGGTTTCCTGTCTGGCTTATGCGTCAAGCGGGCAGATATATGCCCCAATACCGTCAGCTAAGGGAAAAGGAGAAGGACTTTTTAAGTTTTTGCAAAAACGTAGATCTTGCGGTAAAGGTGTCTTTGCTCCCTTTAGAACTTCTTGGAGTTGATGCAATAATCATATTTTCCGATATCTTGGTGCCTTTGGAACCTATGGGTATATTGGTAAGATTTGAAGAGGGTGAAGGTCCAAAGCTGGAGTGGGACCAAAGGGTAGATGGGCTTAAAAGGATAACAAGCAAAGATACGGAGTTTGTGAATGAGATAGTCAAAGGTGTTAAAGCAGTGCAAAAAGAAGTGCCAGTCATAGGCTTTTGTGGAGGTCCTTGGACTTTGTTTGTCTATACGGTGGAAGGAAAAGGTAATACAGACTTCAAAAAGGCAAAGCTATTTATGTGGCAAAGGGAAGAGGAGTATCGTAAATTTCTGAGCTTGCTGTCTGATAATTTGGTGGAATACCTTAAGGGACAGGTAAAAGCAGGTGCGGATTTGGTGCAAGTCTTTGACAGCTGGCTTATGCACATACCTTACGAAAACCTTAAAGACTATGCCCTCCTTTTGAAGGACTTTTTCCAAAGATTAAAGCAAGAACTAAAGGTTCCGGTGATATACTTTTATAGAGGGTCAGGGGAGTATTTGGAAATTCTAAAGGGACTGCCTGTTTCCGCCTTTTCAGTGGATTGGACCGTAGATATGCTTGGATGGATGGAGAGGGATGCAAGAACTTTTCAGGGCAATCTTGATCCATCGGTGCTATACTGCGAAGAGGAAGTATTGCAAAGAAAGGTTGTGGAGCTTTTGAAAAAAATTCCAAGAAGGACAAAATACATATTTAACTTAGGCCATGGGCTTTCTCCAGATATGGAGCTCAGTAAGGTAAAGCTTGTTGTAGATACGGTTAAAAAACACAGATTAGCATGA